A genomic stretch from Pectobacterium carotovorum includes:
- the gmhB gene encoding D-glycero-beta-D-manno-heptose 1,7-bisphosphate 7-phosphatase: MAQSVPAIFLDRDGTINVDHGYVHDIDHFQFIDGVIDAMRELKNMGFALVVVTNQSGIARGKFTEDQFMQLTEWMDWSLADRGIDLDGIYFCPHHPEAGKDEYRQTCDCRKPEPGMLLSAQRDLHIDMAASYMVGDKLEDMQAAIGAGVGTKLLVRSGKPVTEQGEMLADSVLESLADLPKWIKTRT, translated from the coding sequence GTGGCACAAAGCGTTCCAGCAATTTTTCTTGATCGTGACGGCACGATCAATGTCGATCACGGTTATGTTCATGACATTGACCATTTTCAATTTATTGATGGCGTCATCGATGCCATGCGTGAGTTGAAAAATATGGGGTTTGCGCTGGTTGTGGTGACGAATCAGTCCGGCATCGCCCGTGGCAAGTTTACAGAAGATCAGTTTATGCAACTGACAGAGTGGATGGACTGGTCGCTGGCAGATCGTGGTATTGATCTGGATGGCATCTATTTTTGTCCGCATCACCCTGAAGCTGGGAAAGATGAGTACCGCCAGACTTGTGATTGCCGAAAGCCTGAGCCAGGCATGTTGCTTTCTGCACAACGCGATCTGCACATTGATATGGCGGCGTCTTATATGGTGGGTGACAAATTAGAGGATATGCAGGCTGCAATTGGCGCAGGGGTAGGAACCAAACTGTTGGTTCGCTCGGGCAAACCTGTCACCGAACAAGGCGAAATGCTGGCTGATAGCGTGTTGGAAAGTCTTGCAGACCTGCCAAAATGGATAAAAACGCGCACTTAA
- the metN gene encoding methionine ABC transporter ATP-binding protein MetN, producing MIELSNITKVFQQNGRTITALADVSLHVPTGQIYGVIGASGAGKSTLIRCVNLLERPTEGKVLVDGQELTQLSDSQLTRARRQIGMIFQHFNLLASRTVFGNIALPLELDNTPKADITRRVNELLDLVGLADKHDVYPANLSGGQKQRVAIARALASNPKVLLCDEATSALDPATTRSILELLKDINRRLGLTILLITHEMDVVKRICDQVAVISDGRLIEQDTVSEVFSHPKTPLAQKFIQSTLHLDIPDDYLIRLSPDYRPDTTPLLRMEFTGKSVDAPLLSEVARRFNVNNNIISAQMDYAGGVKFGIMLAEMHGNDADIKAAIQFLQESHVTIEVLGYV from the coding sequence ATGATTGAACTTTCTAATATTACTAAGGTTTTTCAGCAAAACGGGCGGACCATTACCGCGCTTGCTGATGTCAGCCTTCATGTTCCTACCGGGCAAATCTATGGTGTTATCGGCGCATCGGGCGCAGGTAAAAGTACACTCATCCGCTGCGTCAATTTATTGGAGCGCCCGACAGAAGGGAAAGTGCTGGTTGATGGGCAAGAGCTGACCCAACTGTCGGATAGCCAGTTGACGCGCGCACGCCGCCAAATCGGCATGATTTTCCAACATTTCAACTTGCTCGCTTCACGTACCGTTTTTGGCAATATTGCGCTACCGCTGGAATTAGATAACACGCCAAAAGCTGACATTACCCGGCGGGTCAATGAATTGTTGGATTTGGTTGGGCTTGCAGATAAGCACGACGTGTATCCCGCCAATTTGTCCGGCGGACAAAAACAGCGTGTCGCCATTGCCCGTGCGTTGGCGAGCAATCCCAAAGTTCTGCTGTGTGACGAAGCAACCAGCGCGTTGGATCCAGCAACGACCCGGTCGATTCTTGAGTTACTGAAAGATATCAATCGCCGCCTCGGCCTAACCATTCTTCTTATTACACATGAAATGGATGTGGTGAAGCGTATTTGCGATCAGGTTGCGGTAATCAGCGATGGACGACTCATCGAGCAGGACACGGTCAGCGAAGTCTTTTCACATCCGAAAACGCCGCTGGCACAAAAATTCATTCAGTCCACGCTGCACCTGGACATCCCTGACGATTACCTCATCCGTCTGTCCCCCGACTATCGCCCAGATACCACGCCGTTATTACGGATGGAATTTACCGGCAAATCGGTAGATGCCCCGCTGCTCTCCGAGGTTGCTCGACGCTTTAACGTCAACAACAACATTATCAGTGCCCAGATGGATTATGCCGGTGGCGTCAAGTTCGGCATCATGCTGGCAGAAATGCACGGCAACGATGCGGATATTAAAGCCGCAATCCAATTCCTGCAGGAAAGTCACGTTACAATTGAGGTTCTGGGTTATGTCTGA
- a CDS encoding methionine ABC transporter permease MetI, with the protein MSEAMMWLMAKGIWETVAMTFVSGFFGFVLGLPVGVLLYTTRPGQIIANPKLYRTVSALVNIFRSIPFIILLVWMIPFTRMIVGTSIGLQAAIVPLTVGAAPFIARMVENALLEIPTGLIEAARAMGATPMQIVRKILLPEALPGLINAATITLITLVGYSAMGGAVGAGGLGQIGYQYGYIGYNATVMNTVLILLVVLVYLIQFCGDRAVKAVTHK; encoded by the coding sequence ATGTCTGAAGCAATGATGTGGTTAATGGCTAAGGGAATATGGGAAACCGTCGCAATGACGTTCGTTTCTGGTTTCTTTGGCTTTGTGCTTGGCTTACCCGTGGGAGTCTTATTGTATACCACGCGTCCGGGGCAGATTATCGCCAATCCAAAGCTCTACCGGACCGTTTCTGCACTGGTAAATATTTTCCGCTCGATTCCATTCATTATTTTGCTGGTATGGATGATTCCTTTTACTCGCATGATTGTTGGAACCTCTATTGGCCTGCAAGCGGCGATCGTTCCTCTCACCGTCGGTGCCGCACCGTTTATTGCCCGCATGGTGGAAAACGCGCTGCTTGAAATTCCGACTGGCCTGATTGAAGCAGCTCGTGCGATGGGTGCGACGCCGATGCAAATCGTCAGAAAGATACTCCTGCCAGAAGCATTACCGGGCCTTATTAATGCCGCAACCATCACGCTAATCACGCTCGTAGGCTATTCTGCTATGGGTGGAGCCGTGGGTGCAGGCGGCTTAGGACAAATTGGTTATCAGTATGGTTATATTGGTTATAACGCGACGGTCATGAATACGGTATTAATATTACTGGTTGTTTTGGTTTACCTGATTCAATTCTGCGGCGACAGGGCAGTAAAAGCTGTCACACACAAGTAA
- a CDS encoding MetQ/NlpA family lipoprotein — MAIKLKSIATIGALIGALALAGCGQEEKNPNHIKVGVIVGAEQQVAEVAQKVAKDKYGLDVELVTFNDYVLPNEALSKGDIDLNAFQHKPYLDQQIKDRGYKLVSVGNSFVYPIAGYSKKIKSLNELQDGAQVALPNDPTNLGRSLLLLQKVGLIKLKDNVGLLPTVLDVTENPKNIKLVELEAPQLPRSLDDAQIALAVINTTYASQINLTPTKDGLFVEEKDSPYVNLLVSREDNKDAENVKKFVQAYQSDEVNDAANKIFNGGAVKGW, encoded by the coding sequence ATGGCGATTAAACTGAAATCTATTGCGACCATTGGCGCACTTATTGGTGCTCTGGCGCTAGCGGGATGTGGTCAGGAAGAAAAGAATCCTAATCACATTAAAGTCGGCGTTATTGTTGGCGCAGAACAGCAGGTTGCTGAAGTCGCGCAGAAAGTGGCAAAAGACAAATACGGCCTGGACGTTGAATTGGTCACATTTAACGACTACGTGTTGCCAAATGAAGCCCTGAGCAAAGGCGACATCGATCTGAATGCCTTCCAGCACAAGCCTTATCTGGACCAGCAAATTAAAGATCGTGGCTACAAACTGGTTTCTGTCGGCAACAGCTTTGTCTACCCGATTGCTGGTTACTCCAAAAAAATCAAATCGCTGAATGAACTGCAAGACGGCGCTCAAGTTGCGCTGCCAAACGACCCGACCAACCTGGGCCGTTCCCTGCTGCTGCTGCAAAAAGTCGGCTTGATTAAACTGAAAGACAACGTTGGTCTGCTGCCAACCGTACTGGATGTCACTGAAAACCCGAAAAACATCAAACTGGTTGAACTGGAAGCACCACAGCTGCCACGTTCTTTAGATGACGCGCAAATCGCACTGGCTGTAATCAACACCACTTACGCTAGCCAGATTAACCTGACGCCAACTAAAGATGGCCTGTTTGTTGAAGAGAAAGATTCTCCGTATGTGAACCTGCTGGTTTCACGCGAAGATAACAAAGACGCTGAAAACGTGAAGAAATTCGTTCAGGCCTATCAGTCTGATGAAGTGAACGACGCAGCAAATAAAATCTTTAATGGCGGCGCGGTGAAAGGCTGGTAA